Proteins co-encoded in one Cynocephalus volans isolate mCynVol1 chromosome 11, mCynVol1.pri, whole genome shotgun sequence genomic window:
- the PIK3C2B gene encoding phosphatidylinositol 4-phosphate 3-kinase C2 domain-containing subunit beta isoform X7: protein MRPWSSPPQLGARAQPPGRVDPLGSRPIPPPRLRRASSRRDPPYTRPAEPALEMAGSKCQPGTPAASLCPADSPSQHRAMPPGPASRANVGSRPHTTASGHELFEVSEERDEEVAAFCHMLEILRSGSDIQDYSLTGYVWSAVTPSPEHLGDEVNLKVTVLCDSLREPLTFTCNCSSTVDLLIHQTLCYTHDELREVDVADFVLKPCGLEEFLQKCDLEERKSKHALGSHEYIQYCRKFDIDIRLQLMEQKAVRSDLARTVNDDQSPSTLNYLVHLQERPVKQTISRQALSLLFDTYHNEVDAFLLADGDFPLKADRVVQSVKAICNALAAVETPEITNALNQLPPCPSRMQPKIQKDPSILAVRENREKVVEALTAAILDLVELYCNTFNADFQTAVPGSRKHDLVQEACHFTGALAFTVYATHRIPITWATSYEDFYLSCSLSHGGKELCSPLQTRRAHFSKYLFHLIIWDQQICFPVQVNRLPRETLLCATLYALPIPLPGSSSEANKQRRVPEALGWVTTPLFNFRQVLTCGRKLLGLWPATQENPSARWSAPNFHQPDSVILQIDFPTSAFDIKFTSPPGDKFSPRYEFGSLREEDQRKLKDIMQKESLYWLTDADKKRLWEKRYYCHSEVSSLPLVLASAPSWEWACLPDIYALLKQWTHMNHQDALGLLHATFPDQEVRRMAVQWIGSLSDAELLDYLPQLVQALKYECYLDSPLVRFLLRRAVSDLRVTHYFFWLLKDGLKDSQFSIRYQYLLAALLCCCGKGLREEFNRQCWLVNALAKLAQQVREATPSARQGILRIGLEEVKQFFVLNGSCRLPLSPSLLVKGIVPRDCSYFNSNAVPLKLSFQNVDPLGENIRVIFKCGDDLRQDMLTLQMIRIMSKIWVQEGLDMRMVIFRCFSTGRGRGMVEVIPNAETLRKIQVEHGVTGSFKDRPLADWLQKHNPGEDEYEKAVENFIYSCAGCCVATYVLGICDRHNDNIMLKTTGHMFHIDFGRFLGHAQMFGNIKRDRAPFVFTSDMAYVINGGDKPSSRFHDFVDLCCQAYNLIRKHTHLFLNLLGLMLSCGIPELSDLEDLKYVYDALRPQDTEANATTYFTRLIESSLGSVATKLNFFIHNLAQMKFTGSDDRLTLSFAPRTHTLKSSGRISDVFLCRHEKIFHPNKGYLASMGI from the exons ATGCGGCCTTGGTCTTCCCCACCTCAGCTTGGTGCACGGGcccagcctcctgggagggtggacCCCTTGGGCTCTCGGCCTATACCACCACCCCGCCTTCGCCGGGCTTCCAGCCGGAGGGACCCTCCTTATACCAGGCCTGCGGAGCCAGCTCTGGAAATGGCTGGCTCCAAATGCCAGCCTGGTACCCCCGCTGCCAGCCTCTGCCCGGCAGATTCCCCCAGCCAGCATCGGGCGATGCCACCAGGGCCTGCCAGCCGGGCAAAC GTGGGCTCCCGGCCCCACACCACCGCCAGTGGCCACGAGTTGTTCGAGGTCTCagaggagagagatgaggaaGTTGCTGCATTTTGCCACATGCTGGAAAT CCTTCGATCTGGTTCTGACATCCAAGACTACTCCCTCACTGGATATGTCTGGAGTGCTGTCACCCCAAGTCCAGAGCACCTTGGGGATGAGGTCAACCTGAAGGTGACCGTGTTGTGTGACAGCCTTCGGGAGCCACTCACTTTTACCTGCAACT GTTCCTCCACTGTAGACTTGCTCATCCACCAAACCCTGTGCTACACCCATGATGAACTGAGGGAAGTGGACGTGGCTGACTTCGTGCTGAAGCCCTGTGGGTTGGAGGAGTTCCTACAGAA GTGTGAtttggaggagagaaagag CAAGCATGCCTTGGGCAGCCACGAGTACATTCAATACTGCCGCAAGTTTGATATCGACATTCGGCTACAGCTGATGGAGCAGAAGGCCGTTCGCAGTGACCTGGCCCGGAcg GTGAATGATGACCAGAGCCCCTCCACCTTGAACTACCTCGTCCACCTGCAAGAGAGGCCAGTCAAACAGACCATCAGCAG gcaggccctgagtcttctgttCGACACCTACCACAATGAAGTGGATGCCTTCCTGCTGGCTGAT GGGGACTTCCCACTGAAGGCTGACAGGGTGGTCCAGTCCGTCAAGGCCATCTGCAATGCCCTGGCTGCTGTGGAAACCCCTGAGATCACCAACGCTCTCAACCAGCTGCCCCCCTGCCCCTCCCGCATGCAGCCTAAAATTCAGAAG GATCCCAGCATCTTGGCTGTGAGGGAAAACCGTG AGAAGGTGGTGGAAGCCCTGACAGCTGCCATCTTGGACCTGGTGGAGCTGTACTGCAACACGTTCAATGCAGACTTTCAGACGGCAGTGCCTGGGAGCCGCAAGCATGATCTGGTCCAGGAGGCCTGCCATTTCACCGGGGCCCTGGCCTTCACAGTCTATGCCACCCACCGCATCCCCATCACCTGGGCCACCAG CTATGAAGATTTCTACCTCTCCTGCTCCCTCAGCCACGGAGGCAAGGAGCTGTGCAGCCCCCTGCAGACCCGAAGAGCTCACTTCTCCAAGTACCTCTTCCACCTCATCATCTGGGACCAGCA GATCTGCTTCCCGGTGCAGGTGAACCGGCTGCCTCGGGAGACCCTGCTGTGTGCCACCCTTTATGCTCTGCCCATCCCCCTGCCCGGGAGCTCCTCGGAGGCCAACAAGCAGCGGAGGGTGCCCGAAGCCCTGGGCTGGGTCACTACTCCACTCTTCAACTTCAGGCA AGTCCTGACCTGTGGCCGGAAGCTTCTGGGCTTGTGGCCAGCAACACAGGAAAACCCCAGTGCCCGCTGGAGTGCACCTAATTTCCACCAGCCAGACAGTGTTATCCTGCAG ATTGACTTCCCTACCTCGGCCTTTGACATCAAGTTCACCAGCCCCCCTGGAGACAAGTTCAGCCCCCGCTATGAGTTTGGCAGCCTCCGGGAGGAAGACCAACGCAAGCTTAAAGACATCATGCAGAAGGAGTCCCTGTACTG GCTCACTGATGCTGACAAGAAGCGCCTGTGGGAGAAGCGATATTACTGTCACTCGGAGGTGAGCTCACTTCCCCTGGTGCTCGCCAGCGCCCCCAGCTGGGAGTGGGCTTGCCTGCCTGACATCTATGCTCTCCTGAAGCAGTGGACCCACATGAACCACCAGGATGCCCTGGGGCTCCTACATGCCAC CTTCCCAGACCAGGAAGTGCGTCGTATGGCTGTCCAGTGGATCGGCTCGCTCTCAGATGCTGAGCTGCTGGACTACTTGCCCCAGCTGGTGCAG GCCCTAAAGTATGAGTGCTACCTGGACAGCCCCTTGGTGCGCTTCCTGCTGAGACGAGCTGTCTCTGATTTGAGAGTGACTCACTACTTCTTTTG GTTGCTGAAGGATGGCCTCAAGGACTCTCAGTTCAGCATCCGCTACCAGTATCTGCTGGCAGCCCTGTTGTGCTGCTGTGGCAAGGGGCTGAGAGAGGAGTTCAACCGCCAGTGCTGGCTTGTCAATGCCCTGGCCAAACTGGCCCAGCAGGTCCGGGAGGCCACCCCGTCTGCACGGCAG GGAATCCTTCGCATAGGCCTGGAGGAGGTGAAGCAGTTCTTTGTCCTCAATGGCTCATGCCGCCTGCCACTCAGCCCCAGTCTGCTTGTTAAGGGAATTGTGCCCAGG GACTGTTCCTACTTCAACTCCAATGCCGTTCCCCTCAAGCTCTCCTTCCAAAATGTGGATCCGCTGGGTGAGAACATTCGTGTCATCTTCAAG TGTGGGGACGACCTTCGCCAGGACATGTTAACCCTGCAGATGATTCGCATCATGAGCAAGATCTGGGTCCAAGAGGGGCTGGACATGCGCATGGTCATTTTCCGCTGCTTCTCCACTGGCCGGGGGAGAG GAATGGTGGAGGTGATCCCCAATGCTGAGACCCTGCGCAAGATCCAGGTGGAGCACGGGGTCACTGGCTCCTTCAAGGACCGGCCCCTGGCCGACTGGCTGCAGAAACACAACCCTGGGGAGGATGAGTATGAGAAG GCTGTGGAGAACTTCATCTACTCCTGTGCTGGCTGCTGTGTGGCCACGTACGTCTTGGGCATCTGTGACCGACATAATGACAACATCATGCTGAAGACCACTGGCCACATGTTCCACATAGATTTCGGCCGCTTCCTGGGTCACGCCCAGATGTTTGGCAATATCAAGCG GGACCGTGCCCCCTTTGTCTTCACCTCGGACATGGCGTATGTCATCAATGGGGGTGACAAGCCTTCCAGCCGCTTCCATGATTTTGTTGACCTTTGCTGCCAAGCCTACAACCTCATTCGCAAGCACACCCACCTCTTCCTCAACCTTCTGGGCCTG ATGTTGTCCTGTGGGATCCCTGAGCTCTCAGACCTGGAGGACCTCAAGTATGTGTATGATGCCCTGAGGCCTCAGGACACAGAGGCCAATGCCACTACCTACTTCACTAG GTTAATTGAGTCCAGCCTGGGCAGTGTAGCCACAAAGCTCAATTTTTTCATCCATAACCTGGCTCAGATGAAGTTCACAGGCTCGGATGACCGACTGACTCTTTCCTTTGCCCCTCGAACTCACACTCTCAAGAGCTCTGGCCGCATCAGTGATGTTTTTCTCTGCCGCCATGAGAAGATCTTTCACCCTAATAAGGGCTAT ctggccagtatggggatctga